The DNA window TCTATGGCTCTGGCTAGAGCTAGCTTATTGACGTAGGTAGCTAGTATAGCTGCCCAAAACCCCTACATGCATTTCACTAGTCTTTGTTCAGTTTACAACCTGGATACGATGTGGAAATATACTGTGCgcattttttgttgttaaatTCACTAACTAGCTAACACTAGAGACACAATTAAGATAGCTCAGTAGATGTAATTCAAGGCACAACACTACTACACATCTTTACAGGAACAGGGTAGTTTAAGAAATCCATTCTGATACACTAAGTGTATCatataaaaatgtaattaagtctaacaataacaatatatATGTGGGAATTATCTGCAGAGGAAAGCACCATTGGGTACCCCGCTCCCAGCGTCTATTTGGGGGACAGATTATTGGTCAAGCCCTTGTGGCTGCTGCTGAATCTGTCAGTGAAAATGTTTTTGCACATTCCCTTCACTGCTACTTTGTACGAGCAGGTGAGGTTTCACCCTTGATTACAGCTAATTTGAGCTCCCAACAATCATAAAGTAATGAGTAATACTGATCTGTAATTGTTTTGTGATTTTGTAGGAGACCCTAAGATTCCGGTGTTGTACCAGGTAGATCGTACACGAGATGGTCGAAGTTTCTCTGTGCGATCTGTGAGGGCAATCCAGCATGGGCAACCTATTTTGATCTGCCAGGCCTCCTTTCACATGCAACAGCCTAGTCCCGTAGAACACCAGTTTACCATGCCCACCGTTCCCCAGCCTGAAGAGTTGCTCACAATGGAGGAACTCATTCAGCATTACCTCAGGTAATGTATCATACTATTCACAAAGCCAGAGCtttcttaatttttttcatGAATTGACAAAAAACAAAAGAGCTGCATGGTACTTTACAGTAATCCAGACCTGGCTGAGAATGCAAAACAAGGACTCAACAAACTATTGGCTGATGAGGTCCCAATTGAAATAAAACCTGTCAACCCACCAGACTTGTACCGACGTTTAGCCATGGAACCAAAGAAGCTGTTCTGGGTGCGGGCACGAGGACATATTGGTAAAATGGAGTTGGTATTTGTGTGCGCTGTGCATGCTGAATTTAATGTGAGATGCTGTCACCAAGCATCATGCAAGGGAAACTGTGAAGGAGGTTGAATGAACACTGGACTCATATTGCTCTTATTTTTCTCTAGGTAAAGGCGACATGAAGCTGCACTGCTGTGTTGCTGCATATGTTTCAGACTACTCTTTTCTGGGCACTGCACTGATGCCTTACCCACAACACAAGGCCcagttctctgcctctctggacCATGCCATGTGGTTCCATAGCACTTTCCGGGCAGATGAGTGGATGTTGTATGAGTGTGAGAGTCCATGGGCAGGTGGGCTTACAGTATGTTTACGTAAAAAACTGTCCATTGCTAAACTTTTCTTTCACAGATTGTCCTATAATAGAATGTTTTATCCTAcagggggcagcagaggacTAGTTCAAGGACgtctgtggaggagagatggggtgtTGGCTGCCTCCTGTGCACAGGAAGGGGTTCTACGAGTAAAATCAGCTCCACAGAGTCAACTCTGAGTTTTTAAGACAAGAACATTTTAATTGTAGATAAAATTTATGCATTTCAGCTTGATGAAGTGATGTAAtttataataatgtaataatttaTAGTTTTTGGGACTTATTTTGACTGTGCTCCCAGTCACATCAGTGGTACCTGATGTATCATTCATGAGATTTTGTAATTGGGTATATTGTAAGAGCTCTTCAATGCAAAATCCAGTAATCTTCAGACAAACGCTGGTccttattttatttttgctgtCATTATTGAGTCTATTCTGTAATGTAATTCTATTAAGTGTCTGAATTCTAATCCAGGAAGATTATCAGTAAATAAAGAATTTATATTGAGGTTCTTTATAATCTGCAGTAGATGACAAAATCCTTAGCAGTTAGGGCAGCACCGTGATTACAATTAAACATGCTGCCTGATACATTTTTCACAAACGCCGTGATTTGAGAGGTGTTTCAGGTTCTTTATACAGAACTTTCTTCATCCATTATTTGCACTTGACTATTTGTGTAAAATACATTGGACTAATAATTGTGGTCGATGTGTCCTTAATTGTACGTATTTTAAGGGCTTCAAATGTGTAGGCTAAACAAGGGCGTAGAGTCTGTATTCGGACCGTTTCTACCGTTGCTATGGGAGAGAAATGtatacccacaatgcaccccaATGAGCTGGTGAACAGAAGCTAAGAATCTTCAGAGGTAATGTagtttagctagctagtgcATTTTAAGCTAAGCTAATGTATAACAATATCTGATAGTGTAAGAAATTCTCTATTTTGACGCAAGACAACTGAGCTATATATTGTCCATGTTGCATCAAGTAGCATTAATTGTATAGGCCACATGTTCGCTGGCTAGCTATACTTTTTAGTTAGCCTAGCTACACTAGTTTACTTAGCGTTATACTGTAACGCTACATCAGTAGTAGCTACAGATATCCACGTAAAGTTAATTTACAACATAGGATTGTGCTGCTGTACAGTTATAGCCTTGTCTGTTTTCCAGGTTAAATGTGCTAAAACAAATAAAGCGTAAATGGACAGTGAGCAGCGCAACAGTGTTGTTTTCAATGCATCCAAGAGAGAGTTGTTCACCATCAACAATGGATACAAGTCAGTGCAGAAGCGTCTGAGGGCACAGTGGAAGATTCATAGGTAGGCACCACCATGTCCCTATTATATTGTTACTCTGGTGTGCTGCAGTTAAATTCGTTAAGCATTTCCCTTTTATCATGTTAAGTATAAAGGAGGAGTTGTCTTTGGAGAAATTAAATGGTGTGAAGTTGTGGATCACGGCAGGACCAAGGGAAAAGTTCACAGCTACCGAGGTAGGCTACCTGTTCAACTTAAATCATCAGTACAGTTATGTTTTCTCGCATGAGACACTGTATATCGATATCATTTCAGTTGGAGGTTCTTAAGCAATTcttggatggaggaggagatgttCTTGTGATGCTTGGTGAAGGGGGGGAGATGAAGTATGACACTAATATTAACTTCCTGCTCGAAGAATTCGGGATACTCGTCAACAATGGTACGTATAGTATGCTGTATGCTGTTAGTTAAACTGTTATTTATCCTAATACTCACTTCTTAACTGTTTTTATTGAGGGTTGTTACAGCTGTACAATTTAATATTTCCTTTATTAATAATGCAGATGCTGTGGTAAGAAATGTATATTACAAGTATTTCCACCCAAAAGAAGCACTTGTGTCCAATGGTGTGCTTAACAGGTTAGTTACAACTAGCTATTGTTAATCTAGATGAAATACTAGGGTGTGTTACCAGTCACTTACAAAATATGGATTGATGTTTTCAGCCTCTGTAACTCTGTTTTCTTTAGAGAgatcagccgggctgcaggcaaAGTGGTAACTGGAATCATTGATGATGAAAGTGCTGGTAACAATGCACAGTAAGTTCCCCTCTTATATATGATCATGCTCAAGTTTCTGTTCTGTTTGGGTTCAACTAATTCTATCCATTACACCCTTATAATAGTACTTGTGTCCTTGTACAGGGCTCTGACTTTTGTGTACCCATACGGCGCCACCCTGGCTGTGATGAAGCCTGCCGTGGCTGTTCTATCCACAGGCTCTGTGTGCTTTCCTCTCAACAGGCCTGTCCTGGCCTTCCATCAGGTCAAAGTGAGGACACAATCCAATTTGTCTTtcacttctgaacagattgactatatattaTTGTACATTAAAATTACAAATGTTTCTTTCATTATGTAGGAGGCGGGCAAGTTGGCAGTGCTGGGGTCCTGCCACATGTTCAGTGACCAGTACCTGGACAAGGAGGAGAACAGTAAAATAATGGTTAGTGCTGGTTAAGAAACATAGGAGTGCACACTTATAGATATAAAACTGGGATCCTTTTGAGGCTGATAAAGCCTGAAATGTATCTGCTTTGCTCTATGCAAGTCTTTAGTATTATCTTTAATTCACAATGCTTTTTGCATCATGCAGGATGTGGTGTTCCAGTGGCTCATGACTGACAACATTCAACTGAACCAGATAGATGCAGAGGACCCTGaggtacgcacgcacacatttgGAACAGCAGTTTTACTATTTCCATTTCAATTAAACAGACCCTACTGTGGTTTGTCTAGATTACAGATTACACCATGCTACCAGACACTGGCTGCCTGTCAGAGAGACTCAGAGTGTGCTTGCAAGAGGGAGATGAAAACCCCAGAGACTTCACCTCCCTCTTCGATATGTCACTGCTCCAGTTATCCACAAACACTTTGCCCCAAGTAATAGGGTGAGAGACATTCACATACCACTTTGTGAATAAACCCAGTTTCATGCCATGTTTTCGAAACCAAACTACTAGTTGCtgacatgtttttgtgtgcTTTTCATCCCTGCAGTGCTTATAAGCAGCTCAATGTGAAACACGAGCCACTCCAGTTAATTCAGCCTCAGTTTGAGACTCCTCTTCCCCAGCTGCAGCCTGCTGTAAGTTCTATCTCTGCCTTATAAGCTTAATTCCTAAATGAAAAAAGCCTGGGAAATGTAAAAACGGTGTAAGGATAAGTGGTGTCATAAACAGCATGCATGTCTTTTTCAAATGCTGTCCAAACTGTCATTCTTTTGCGAGATAGTCTGTTTACTGCCTAATTTGTTTGTGCAAGTATTCATCTGTCTACTGCCTAATTTGTTTGTGCAAGTATTCATCTGTCTACACTTAAGTGATTTAGATGTTCTTCAAACACTTGTAAGACTTGTTGATCTATTGTTGATCTTTGTGTGCACATATTGGTTTCATTGAGCAGGTTTTCCCACCAGCATTCAGAGACCTTCCACCTCCAATGCTTGACTTGTTTGACCTTGACGAAACATTCTCCTCTGAGAAAGTGCGTTTGGCACAGCTCTCAAATAAATGTAAGTGTTTGACCATCTTCCATCACATCCCATTTCTCTAACGTGTTGTATTTGTCTCAACACTTGGTGACAAACTAGCTGTTAATAGATGATGTGTAATGTTCCCTTAGGCACAGATGATGACCTAGAGTTCTATGTGCGAAAATGTGGAGACATCCTGGGTGTGACTGCAAAGTTGGACAAAGAGCAGAGAGATGCCAAACATATTTTGGAGCACATCTTTTTCCAGGTTGTGGAGTTCAAGAAACTCAATCAGGCAAGTTAaaccaaacaacaaaacaaaacgtaTGGTTGGTTTTACCAAgtttaattgttttaaaaatGGTTGTCCTTTCTTTACAGGAACATGATATTGACACAACAGAAACAAGATTCTCCCCATTTTGATTGACCACTTCAAGTCAGTGTTTtgtacaatgtatttatttctaGATTTGTATTTACATCATTCCATTGAACTCGTTATATGAGAGTTGTGTTTGCATTCAACTTGTGTTTAACACTTTACCATGTTTGTAAAGTATGTTGTCATTACAGAAATGTACTAATTTGTAATAAAAGTGATTATATTCTGAAAATATTCCAGACACATTCTtttcacagtaaaaaaaaaactttatttgtCAAGTTATTTAAATGTTCATAAAATACAGTTCAGAGTGATGGTCTTCTGGCTTGTCTCATGTCTGCAAAAGTGAAATAAAAACTATTTTGAAAGCCAATGCCAAAGCCCCAAAAGGGAGATATAAAAAGGGTATTAGAGACAAAACTCAATTTGAGAACCATACCTTAGTTATTCCTGCAGTCACATGTCCGTTTTGTCTTTATTATCCACACAAGCAGGGCTGGAGGTTTGTTTCTGCCAGCCTTCCTCAGCTACTGGTGCAGACCCACAAGATGTCTGTCTGGAACCCACAGAGTCCTCGCTCCATGACTTCTGATACTCATCTGTGCCATTAATGTGCTGTGATGTGCCAGACCATATCAGGGAGGGAAGTTCAGTGAGAGAGGTGGAAGCAGAGCCAGACATATACTTGGGACTCCAGGTGGATTCCAGTGTGCTAGACCCCAAGGTGAGTTGAGGGTTGTTGATGTCTGTTTTGATAAAAGAAAACTCCCAGGATACATGTGCAGCTGTGGAGCCAACACACAATTTGTCAGGTGAACTTGTTTTttggaggaacatacagggagTAGAGGACTGTGCAGGTATCGTTATCGGGGTTCGGGTTTCCTCCATCGACATTGTGTTCATGTTGGGTGCCTGAGAGGGTGACATAGTATTGAATAGATCACGGATGGTAGATAATGAGGGTTTGGTCTTAGAGTATTCACACACGATTTCATGGGAAGGTATGGATATTGAACCCTCCAGTGATAGATCATACACAGATGAACTTTGATTAACACAGAAACCTCGGTCAAGTTCTGATGGCGATGCCAACTGAAAGATGGATACATCTGTAAAGTAAAAAAATTAACATCAAAACCCCATCATCGTGTAGTTTCTACAGAGGGAATTCATTTTAGTTTCTTACCAGCACTGACTAAATCCCTGTCCATATTTTCTGTGATTAGTTATTTCAATTGACACAGCTTGTTTATGGAGCTTGCTAATGATCTCACCTGTCACTAGGCGGAGATGCCAATTAAATTACTCCTGATGTGAAGCATGGTTGAGGAGGAGCAACATATTTTCAGAATGGAATTTAGCCAGGCTACCACTGCTTACGCATTCTTACGTCATCACGGGACTCACTGCGAGACTGTGAGAAGAGAAGCGCGCGAGATAGAAACTTGAGCGGGGACTTGTCTTAACAACAACGCAAGCTCCAGTTCAGATAGACAGAAGCTGGTTTGTAGCATCTTAAGCGCATGCATGGAAGATTTTATACAACCAGTCATATAACAAACGTACTATTGGCGGTTGTGTTGTATTGAAGTTACATGCCAGGGGAAATATTTGTCAGATTGATTTAGTATTCAACTAGCTAGATTGCAAACGGTATCATCATCGACTCCCAGGTAAAACTGCATCACAGACCAGGGAGGGAAATGTCTTGGTGGTCGCGCGGGTAAGTTGATAATCATGCTTTACGCTCTTTATTCATCATCTGCTAACTTGATTGTATTTATACAGTGGTTGATGTCTAGATATGATGTTTAGTCTCTGCTGGCAGCAGTCATTTAACTCGAGTATTGGCTGGTTAGCTTGCTGGCTACAAGTCTCAAGACTGCCGCCTTTTTAGCAAAGCTGTTGACTTGTAAAACTCAACTAGATGGCTTCTAATGTTGAATTtaatattattttaaatacatAGCAAGCTTAGTTCCATGTGCATATTGTCTGCAAAGCTAGCAAAATAATATAACCATTTAATAATAAGCCCACTTTGCATGGTCAGCCGGTTGAATAGCTCTAAATTGGCTAACACTAGTTCAACTTGAATGTACTGACAAGCCCTACTCGTCCAAAACCAGTTTTTCGTGCAGTGTAGGGCTAGGCAATCTAATTATGTGTTATAATTGTACATTGCTGTATCATACACACAGCTACAACATTTAGTTGCCTAAAATGCAAATACAACTTAAGCCTAGTACTTTCCAAGTTTTTTTCTTGTGATTGTTAAGAagtcatgtatttatttagcagccTCTTTATCTAAAGTTACATATGCAGGGGGAATCGAATCTGCATCTTGTTCTGCTCTCGTGCTCTCCACTAAACCTGTTCATCTTCTCTGAACAGAGATGATGGGGAGGAAGCTATGTGTCAGGATACAGACTCTGATGTGGCAGAACAGAGAGACTATGGGAAAGTGAAGGTGAAATGGACACAGGAGGAGGTGAGTTTCAATAACATTTGCAATAGTTATTAGATGTCCGCTTATCCACTAGCCAAACATTAAAATGTCTCTTGTGTTGTGCTCAGGATGATAATCTGAAAGCTTTAGTTCAAAACCGGGGTCCAAATGACTGGAAATATATAGCCAGCTTTTTACCGGTGAGTTCCTTTAGTCCTTTTCTGCAATATCTTTTCATTATTAAATTGCAACTGTGTTTCGTTAAAAAGCACATGTACTCCTTCTCAGAATCGCACAGAACATCAGTGTCAACTCCGCTGGTTCAAAGTTCTGGATCCAGATCTGGTCAAAGGGCCTTGG is part of the Hypomesus transpacificus isolate Combined female chromosome 9, fHypTra1, whole genome shotgun sequence genome and encodes:
- the ift52 gene encoding intraflagellar transport protein 52 homolog; this translates as MDSEQRNSVVFNASKRELFTINNGYKSVQKRLRAQWKIHSIKEELSLEKLNGVKLWITAGPREKFTATELEVLKQFLDGGGDVLVMLGEGGEMKYDTNINFLLEEFGILVNNDAVVRNVYYKYFHPKEALVSNGVLNREISRAAGKVVTGIIDDESAGNNAQALTFVYPYGATLAVMKPAVAVLSTGSVCFPLNRPVLAFHQVKEAGKLAVLGSCHMFSDQYLDKEENSKIMDVVFQWLMTDNIQLNQIDAEDPEITDYTMLPDTGCLSERLRVCLQEGDENPRDFTSLFDMSLLQLSTNTLPQVIGAYKQLNVKHEPLQLIQPQFETPLPQLQPAVFPPAFRDLPPPMLDLFDLDETFSSEKVRLAQLSNKCTDDDLEFYVRKCGDILGVTAKLDKEQRDAKHILEHIFFQVVEFKKLNQEHDIDTTETRFSPF
- the acot8 gene encoding acyl-coenzyme A thioesterase 8; amino-acid sequence: MATDTESKDSRSDTIATNIENSMIVSDDDKVTQDLRSVLVTSVLNLEKLDTDLYRGKHHWVPRSQRLFGGQIIGQALVAAAESVSENVFAHSLHCYFVRAGDPKIPVLYQVDRTRDGRSFSVRSVRAIQHGQPILICQASFHMQQPSPVEHQFTMPTVPQPEELLTMEELIQHYLSNPDLAENAKQGLNKLLADEVPIEIKPVNPPDLYRRLAMEPKKLFWVRARGHIGKGDMKLHCCVAAYVSDYSFLGTALMPYPQHKAQFSASLDHAMWFHSTFRADEWMLYECESPWAGGSRGLVQGRLWRRDGVLAASCAQEGVLRVKSAPQSQL